From one Vanessa tameamea isolate UH-Manoa-2023 chromosome 9, ilVanTame1 primary haplotype, whole genome shotgun sequence genomic stretch:
- the LOC113394965 gene encoding transcription initiation factor TFIID subunit 1, with protein MCDSDDPNEHSRSGMDLTGFLFGNIDERGQLEDDGLLDGDSKRMLSSLHRLGLGSMLSEVLDEEEPVKDDEEKDYTEKSPSAVDFFDIDDAAEEEKNDDKETSTEKWKADDGENESEQRNNDEGYDGDMEGDGELMPPPSTVPKAKSDRPKKLETPLAAMLPSKYANVDVTELFPDFRPDKVLLFSRLFGPGKLSSLPQIWRGVKKRRRRKRSGSTGSDTAPPPELQDVQYASDDEEKFLKPMEECPQASHSENNSQSSGDKSQRPTPAHWRFGPAQAWYDMLNVPETGEGFDYGFKVKAPSPDREEKPPEEVLNPEVEEQADSPDSGFPDDAFLMVSQLQWEDDVIWDGSEIKHKVLARLNSKSNAAGWVPTSVSRTAQQFSHPRPQPPAPLQKPPISSSSTSNNPGASSADGEDNTWYSIFPVENEELVYGTWEDEVIWDAENMTKIPKPKILTLDPNDENIILGVPDDVDPSKITRERGPAPKVKIPHPHVKKSKILLGKAGVINVLQEDAPPPPPKSPDRDPFNISNDVYYQPKSQNPRLKVGGGQLIQHSTPVVELRAPFIQTHMGPARLRAFHRPALRKLSYGAIAAHGAHPVQPLLKHIKKKAKQREAERLASGGGDVFFMRTPEDLSGRDGELILVEFCEEHPPLISQVGMCTKIKNYYKRTATKDSGPKPLKYGEIAYAHTSPFLGILPPGATQSVVENNMYRAPIYEHTVHVSDFLVIRTKQAYYIREVDALFVAGQECPLYEVPGPNSKRANNFVRDFLQVFIYRLFWKSPDNPRRIKMDDIKRAFPSHSESSIRKRLKLCADFKRTGCDSNWWVIKPDFRLPSEEEIRAMVSPEQCCAYFSMAAAEQRLKDAGYGEKFIFTPQEDDDEEMQLKMDDEVKVAPWNTTRAYIQAMRGKCLLQLTGPADPTGCGEGFSYVRVPNKPTQQPNEEQQPKRTVTGTDADLRRLSLNNAKALLRKFGVPEEEIKKLSRWEVIDVVRTLSTEKAKAGEEGMTKFSRGNRFSIAEHQERYKEECQRIFELQNRVLQSTEVLSTDEAESSVSEESDLEEMGKNLENMLANKKTTEQLTMEREEAERAELRKMILGQSEKKPQINQNDQQNASNQGRVLRIVRTFRNASGQRYTRVELVRKAAVIEAYTKIRSTKDDAFIRQFATMDETQKEEMKREKRRIQEQLRRIKRNQERERLAGNVSVPATPIPGNITVSTMSDIVPTSPGLIPLGQIKQEPDLHTPSRRRAKLKPDLKLKCGACGQVGHMRTNKACPLYTGGGALSPEHDEPPPEPEELDLGYVEGTKLTLPSKLIKQSAEDFKRRSGSRRGEFRAAGRNRRRGTASESCDYLVKRPAERRRTDPLVTLSSLLEDVLNHMRHLPDVQPFLFPVNPKLVADYYRIISRPMDLQTIRDNLRQKHYQSREEFLADVNQIVENSNLYNGPTSSLTVAAQRMMQRCFEKLAEKEEQFMKLEKQINPLLDDNDQVALSFIFENLLTTKLKVMPEAWPFLKPVNKKQVKDYYNVIKKPIDMETIGKKIQAHKYHSREEFLRDIQLLVDNCRAYNGINSQFTRQAEAVLKVTQEALEQFDEHVSQLEANIVRVQQKMLEDAENSDLDDELQPQQDEKRGRGRPRKQKALASTSTDDATPRKRGRPKKDQNSLVDDLQYSDSGSSGLEEVEQKFAAEAMVQLSVRPDEDVPSEPSFDTSEFLIKREVPDEPPQMSDDLVDLDQHSRDYIYPAVVKEEPIEPDMNMDVPMLDNVPGEHPQFKEEPLENWQPDPAIQDDLQVTDSEEEAEDGLWF; from the exons ATGTGTGACAGCGACGATCCAAATGAGCATAGCCGATCCGGCATGGATTTGACTGGGTTTTTGTTTGGGAATATCGATGAAAGGGGGCAGTTAGAAGACGATGGACTGCTTGATGGAGATTCTAAACGCATGTTGTCATCTCTTCACCGTTTGGGTCTTGGATCTATGTTATCTGAAGTATTGGATGAAGAGGAACCAGTAAAGGATGATGAAGAAAAAG ACTACACAGAAAAAAGTCCTTCAGCAGttgatttttttgatattgaCGATGCCGCTGAGGAAGAGAAG AATGATGACAAAGAGACATCAACAGAAAAGTGGAAAGCTGATGATGGAGAGAATGAATCAGAGCAACGCAACAATGATGAAGGATATGATGGTGATATGGAAGGGGACGGAGAACTTATGCCTCCACCATCAACAGTCCC taaGGCAAAATCTGACAGACCTAAGAAATTGGAAACCCCATTAGCTGCCATGTTACCATCTAAATATGCTAATGTGGATGTTACTGAATTGTTTCCGGATTTCCGACCCGATAAG gtACTTTTGTTTTCTCGTCTCTTTGGCCCCGGGAAATTGTCCAGCTTACCACAAATATGGCGAGGTGTGAAGAAACGTCGGCGACGTAAACGAAGTGGGAGTACGGGCAGTGACACTGCGCCGCCGCCAGAGCTACAAGACGTGCAATATGCAAGTGATGATGAGGAGAAATTTCTTAA acCTATGGAGGAATGTCCTCAAGCATCACATTCAGAAAATAATTCGCAGTCATCAGGCGACAAGTCTCAAAGGCCTACGCCGGCGCACTGGCGTTTTGGTCCAGCTCAGGCCTGGTATGACATGCTCAACGTGCCTGAGACGGGAGAAGGATTTGATTACGGATTTAAAGTCAAG GCACCATCTCCAGATCGAGAAGAAAAACCACCAGAAGAAGTTTTAAATCCAGAAGTAGAAGAACAAGCGGACAGTCCCGACAGTGGTTTTCCTGATGACGCTTTCCTCATGGTGTCTCAATTGCAATGGGAAGATGACGTTATATGGGATGGCAGCGAAATAAAACATAAG GTATTAGCTCGCCTCAATAGCAAGAGTAACGCAGCGGGCTGGGTGCCCACCTCCGTGAGTCGCACCGCTCAGCAGTTCTCACACCCGCGCCCGCAGCCACCCGCGCCCTTGCAGAAACCACCCAT ATCATCATCGTCCACGTCAAACAATCCGGGAGCATCGTCAGCTGATGGTGAAGACAACACGTGGTACAGTATCTTCCCAGTTGAGAATGAAGAACTTGTCTATGGCACATGGGAAGATGAAGTCATTTGGGATGCAGAGAATATGACGAAGATACctaaaccaaaaatattaacattggaTCCTAATGATGAGAACATCATTCTTGGAGTACCAGACGATGTGGACCCATCAAAGATAACAAGAG aacgaGGACCCGCTCCCAAAGTCAAGATTCCGCACCCGCACGTAAAGAAGTCTAAGATTTTGCTCGGTAAAGCAGGTGTTATTAACGTGCTGCAAGAGGACGCTCCGCCACCGCCGCCCAAGTCGCCTGATCGAGATCCGTTCAATATATCGAATGATGT aTACTATCAACCAAAATCCCAGAACCCTCGCCTCAAAGTGGGCGGAGGTCAGCTCATCCAGCACAGTACCCCGGTGGTGGAGCTCCGCGCTCCGTTCATACAGACGCACATGGGCCCCGCCCGCCTGCGCGCCTTCCACCGGCCCGCTCTGCGCAAGCTCTCGTACGGCGCGATCGCGGCGCACGGAGCGCACCCCGTGCAGCCGCTACTCAAACATATTAAGAAGAAGGCTAAG CAACGTGAAGCCGAACGTTTAGCTTCTGGTGGAGGTGACGTGTTCTTCATGAGAACACCCGAGGACTTGAGTGGCAGAGATGGCGAACTCATTTTGGTAGAGTTCTGCGAAGAACATCCGCCACTCATTAGCCAAGTCGGGATGTGTACTAAGATCAAGAACTACTATAAAAGAACGGCCACAAAG GACAGCGGTCCGAAGCCGCTGAAGTACGGCGAGATCGCGTACGCGCACACGTCGCCCTTCCTGGGCATCCTGCCGCCCGGCGCCACGCAGTCCGTCGTGGAGAACAACATGTACCGCGCGCCCATCTACGAGCACACCGTGCACGTCTCTGACTTCCTCGTCATCCGCACCAA ACAGGCGTATTACATACGTGAAGTAGACGCTTTATTCGTGGCCGGTCAAGAGTGTCCTTTGTATGAAGTACCAGGACCGAATTCTAAAAGAGCTAATAATTTTGTTCGAGATTTCCTacag gttttcaTATACAGGCTCTTCTGGAAGTCACCTGACAATCCACGTCGTATAAAAATGGACGATATCAAAAGAGCTTTTCCTTCACACTCGGAGAGTTCAATTCGGAAACGTTTGAAGCTATGTGCAGATTTCAAACGAACAGGATGTGATTCTAATTG GTGGGTAATAAAACCTGATTTCCGATTGCCGTCTGAAGAGGAGATTCGTGCGATGGTATCGCCGGAGCAGTGTTGTGCGTACTTCAGTATGGCGGCTGCGGAACAGAGGCTTAAAGATGCGGGCTACGGAGAGAAATTCATATTTACGCCGCAGGAGGACGACGACGAGGAAATGCAGTTGAAGATGGATGACgag GTAAAAGTGGCTCCATGGAACACGACACGCGCGTACATCCAAGCGATGCGAGGCAAGTGCCTCTTGCAGCTGACTGGCCCCGCCGACCCCACGGGCTGCGGCGAGGGATTCTCGTACGTCCGCGTTCCCAACAAACCGACACAGCAACCGAACGAGGAGCAGCAACCGAAGAGAACTGTCACCGGTACTGATGCGGACTTGAGACGACTGAGCTTGAACAACGCTAAGGCATTGTTAAGGAAGTTCGGTGTGCCCGAGGAGgag attaaaaaactgTCTCGATGGGAAGTTATCGATGTAGTAAGAACTTTGTCAACGGAAAAAGCAAAGGCTGGCGAAGAGGGTATGACGAAATTCTCAAGAGGAAATAGATTTTCCATAGCTGAGCACCAAGAAag ATACAAAGAAGAATGCCAGCGTATATTCGAGCTACAGAATCGTGTACTGCAAAGCACAGAAGTGTTAAGTACAGATGAAGCCGAAAGTTCAGTGAGCGAGGAATCAGACTTGGAAGAGATGGGCAAAAATCTTGAAAATATGTTAGCTAATAAGAAAACTACGGAACAG ttAACAATGGAAAGAGAAGAAGCTGAGAGAGCTGAGTTAAGAAAAATGATTCTTGGACAATCAGAAAAGAAGCctcaaatcaatcaaaatgaTCAACAAAACGCTTCAAATCAAG gtCGAGTTCTTCGCATAGTCCGTACGTTCCGTAACGCGTCCGGCCAGCGATACACTCGCGTTGAGTTAGTACGGAAAGCCGCGGTCATAGAGGCTTATACCAAGATACGATCCACCAAGGATGACGCTTTCATACGACAATTTGCTACAATGGATGAGACGCAAAAAGAGGAGATGAAGAGGGAAAAGAGAAGGATTCAG gAACAATTGAGGCGTATCAAGAGAAATCAAGAAAGAGAAAGATTAGCAGGAAATGTATCCGTACCGGCTACGCCCATTCCGGGGA atattactGTGTCGACAATGTCGGATATAGTTCCTACCTCGCCTGGATTAATTCCCTTGGGTCAAATAAAACAAGAACCTGATCTACATACGCCGTCTCGCCGACGCGCGAAGTTGAAACCAGACTTGAAGTTGAAG TGCGGCGCGTGCGGGCAGGTGGGCCACATGCGCACCAACAAGGCGTGTCCGCTGTATACGGGCGGCGGCGCGCTGTCGCCCGAGCACGACGAGCCGCCGCCCGAGCCCGAGGAGCTCGACCTCGGCTACGTGGAGGGCACCAAGCTCACACTGCCCTCCAAGCTCATCAAG CAATCAGCAGAAGATTTCAAGCGTCGGAGTGGCAGTCGTCGTGGAGAGTTCCGTGCAGCGGGCCGTAATAGACGACGTGGTACCGCTAGCGAGTCCTGCGATTACCTGGTCAAGCGACCAGCGGAGAGACGACGGACGGACCCGCTAGTGACGCTGTCATCGCTGCTGGAGGATGTGCTGAATCACATGCGACATCTGCCGGATGTTCAACCTTTTCTGTTCCCTGTTAACCCTAAA CTAGTAGCcgattattatagaattatatctCGACCAATGGATCTACAGACGATCAGGGATAATTTGAGGCAGAAGCACTACCAGAGTCGTGAGGAATTCCTCGCTGACGTCAATCAAATTGTAGAAAATTCGAATCTATATAACG gTCCAACAAGTAGTCTGACGGTCGCCGCGCAGCGTATGATGCAAAGATGTTTTGAGAAGCTAGCTGAAAAAGAAGAGCAGTTCATGAAATTGGAGAAGCAAATCAATCCTTTACTCGATGACAATGATCAg gtTGCGCTGTCATTTATCTTTGAAAATCTTTTGACAACGAAACTGAAAGTAATGCCGGAGGCGTGGCCGTTCTTAAAACCCGTCAACAAGAAACAAGTTAAGGACTATTACAACGTTATCAAGAAACCAATTGACATGGAGACCATTGGCAAAAAAATTCAAG CACACAAATATCACAGTCGAGAAGAATTTTTACGAGACATACAGTTATTGGTGGATAATTGTCGCGCATACAACGGCATCAATTCGCAGTTTACACGACAAGCTGAAGCCGTGCTTAAAGTGACCCAGGAGGCTTTAGAACAG TTCGACGAGCACGTGAGTCAGCTGGAGGCGAACATCGTCCGCGTGCAGCAGAAGATGCTGGAAGACGCGGAGAACTCCGACCTGGACGACGAGCTGCAGCCGCAGCAGGACGAGAAGCGCGGGCGGGGCCGGCCGCGCAAGCAGAAGGCGCTCGCCTCTACCTCCACTGACG ATGCAACACCAAGGAAACGCGGTCGACCGAAGAAGGATCAAAACAGTCTCGTCGATG ATCTACAGTATTCTGACAGCGGCAGTTCAGGTCTCGAGGAGGTGGAACAGAAATTTGCAGCTGAAGCGATGGTACAACTATCCGTGCGACCAG ATGAAGATGTACCGAGCGAGCCAAGCTTCGACACGTCCGAGTTTCTCATCAAACGGGAAGTGCCTGACGAGCCTCCACAGATGTCAGACGACCTCGTCGATTTGGATCAACATAGCAGAGACTATATTTATCCTGCTGTCGTAAAG GAGGAGCCGATCGAACCAGACATGAACATGGATGTCCCGATGTTGGACAATGTACCAGGAGAGCATCCACAGTTCAAAGAAGAACCACTCGAGAATTGGCAG CCGGATCCTGCTATACAAGATGACTTACAAGTTACTGACAGTGAAGAAGAAGCGGAAGACGGCCTTTggttctaa